In Listeria cossartiae subsp. cossartiae, the DNA window TTGCGAGATTGGCCGCATCAACACCACTTGCTGGTAAAAAGGCTACGTGAGCGGGATCGCTTTTGATGCGCCACATTTTATTCTCAGCTTTTGTTGCATTTGTAAAAGCACTTTCGGCGTTTATTACAGTGTAGTCATCCGATTTGAACCAAGGAAGACAGTTTTTAAAAACATAAGTATTGTCGCCGTTATTTTTTTTGAATACATTATCGAATTTAAGGTGTTCGGGTGTTTCTGGATAGGTTCCGAATGAGTTATCGCCAACCATTGTTAAGGTGACAACGCCTTTTTCTTTTAATCCTTGTTGATTCGTTGCTGCTGCGGCGTAAAACCAATCGTATTGCGTTGTTTTTTCGATAGCTGATAGTTTTTTTTCACTTTCGAGAAAGGCTGGATATACTTTACCAAGCGCTTTTTCGTCTGCTTTACCAGTTGTATATGACTCAACGGCTTCTAAGCAAGTTGTTAGATTTTGGAGATATTCGCCGGAATTATTTTTTTCGGCGGGGTAGGATTTTAGTTCTTTAATTAATTCATTTAAATCGGAAATAGACGCTTTGTCTGCTCCGGAGCTTGCTAGGGAATTCAAGGTTTTCTTAGCTTGTGCTGAAATAGTTTTAACATTAGCTGGCTTTGTTTTTTTCGGTGTCTCGGTTGGAGTAGCTTTTTGTTCCGTTTTGTTAGTGGAATTCGTAATCCAAAAAGCGCCGACAATAAAAACAAGCACCAAACCAGTGATAATAATATAAGTAAGTTTCTTCAACTAGATGTCCTCCGTGGTTCCTTTTTCTCTAAGTATAGTAAT includes these proteins:
- a CDS encoding CapA family protein, encoding MKKLTYIIITGLVLVFIVGAFWITNSTNKTEQKATPTETPKKTKPANVKTISAQAKKTLNSLASSGADKASISDLNELIKELKSYPAEKNNSGEYLQNLTTCLEAVESYTTGKADEKALGKVYPAFLESEKKLSAIEKTTQYDWFYAAAATNQQGLKEKGVVTLTMVGDNSFGTYPETPEHLKFDNVFKKNNGDNTYVFKNCLPWFKSDDYTVINAESAFTNATKAENKMWRIKSDPAHVAFLPASGVDAANLANNHTMDYFQVGYDETLKAFKDNNIPVFNADAPLETTIKGMKTVMLGYDCRMSQQSPAYLERIVNDVKKYKKEDTLVIVNMHWGVEYRETPTNYQTEFGHAILDAGADIIMGSHPHRLESVEKYKDKYIVYSMGDFAFGADPTLLSRMTSMFQLRFTKADNKIVLKDISIVPTYENSDGSTTENNYQPLPVFGEDAKKIVDELNRISKPIEGGVTEYTYFDPF